From one Rubrobacter xylanophilus genomic stretch:
- the alaXM gene encoding alanyl-tRNA editing protein AlaXM, with protein MTEELFLKDSYLREFEARVVQLDGREVILDRTAFYPGGGGQPPDRGSLGVGPVRAEVVDVRREGGHIVHVLDHVIPETVREIRGKLDWERRYAHMRYHTALHVLSGVIWRRFGARVTGGQMRSDHARMDFSFPGEWTSEVVGEIERLTNAALAEERPVRVYELPRKEALENPDLIRTQVNLVPERVRMVRVVEIEGIDSQADGGTHVANTREVGEMEVTSHKSKGRQNKRIEFVLR; from the coding sequence GTGACGGAGGAGTTGTTCCTGAAGGACTCCTACCTGCGCGAGTTTGAGGCGCGCGTCGTCCAGCTCGACGGGCGGGAGGTGATCCTCGACCGCACCGCCTTCTACCCCGGGGGCGGGGGGCAGCCTCCGGACAGGGGCTCCCTCGGCGTGGGGCCGGTGCGCGCGGAGGTGGTGGACGTCCGGCGGGAGGGTGGCCACATCGTCCACGTCCTCGACCACGTCATCCCGGAGACGGTGCGGGAGATCAGGGGCAAGCTGGATTGGGAGCGGCGCTACGCCCACATGCGCTACCACACGGCGCTGCACGTGCTCTCCGGCGTGATCTGGCGGCGCTTCGGCGCGCGCGTGACGGGCGGTCAGATGCGCTCCGACCACGCGAGGATGGACTTCTCGTTCCCCGGGGAGTGGACTTCGGAGGTGGTGGGCGAGATAGAGCGGCTCACCAACGCGGCGCTCGCCGAAGAGCGCCCGGTGAGGGTCTACGAGCTGCCCCGGAAGGAGGCGCTCGAGAACCCGGACCTCATCCGCACCCAAGTCAACCTGGTCCCCGAGCGGGTGCGGATGGTGCGCGTCGTCGAGATCGAGGGCATAGACTCGCAGGCCGACGGCGGGACCCACGTCGCCAACACCCGTGAGGTGGGGGAGATGGAGGTCACGAGCCACAAGAGCAAGGGCCGCCAGAACAAGCGTATCGAGTTCGTCCTGCGGTGA
- a CDS encoding cytochrome ubiquinol oxidase subunit I translates to MREVLEVMPIGDLSVPVIGKNATIAVLVQTHILIATLILGASLIAPTAEYLGMITKQPRYERFARSLARFIVILFASGSALAITFVLALVTLFPIFFSYLQNIFFWVFLVEAFLFLGVIIVLYAWYNVWDKLAYRKSLHVVFGFVAGGIGLIQMTMINVIASYMLTPSEAPVTDVARTYLNPTFVPLNMHRFVGNLSYAGFLIAGWGAWRYLRSTSEEDREYYDWMGHFGLLWGFGFLLLQPIIGYGYLKAIRESSPEAFNTIMLGDKSWLFILLMIELAIMGIASVAYFLHKLRYAVRPMENLRKLSVGAFALMALFSILNVIPADASIVPQIGLVFGGGEDVQIPLGSMYPWKYIGLIGLTLVGLFVLALYLRATASGFEWGRTSRWSQYALMVSAVVVVLTMVTMGYTRETARRVDNDPGYLIYGCITLQQEFTPETCPAGESLLQNVEGSR, encoded by the coding sequence ATGCGGGAGGTGCTGGAGGTCATGCCGATAGGAGATCTCAGCGTTCCGGTCATCGGCAAGAACGCAACGATAGCCGTCCTGGTACAGACGCACATCCTCATCGCCACGCTCATCCTGGGGGCCTCGCTCATCGCTCCCACGGCGGAGTACCTGGGCATGATCACCAAGCAGCCGCGCTACGAGCGGTTTGCCCGGAGCCTGGCGCGGTTCATCGTCATCCTCTTCGCCTCTGGCTCGGCGCTGGCGATCACGTTCGTGCTGGCGCTGGTGACGCTGTTCCCGATCTTCTTCAGCTACCTGCAGAACATCTTCTTCTGGGTGTTTTTGGTCGAGGCGTTCCTGTTTCTGGGCGTGATCATCGTGCTCTACGCCTGGTACAACGTCTGGGACAAGCTGGCCTACCGCAAGAGCCTGCACGTGGTCTTCGGTTTCGTAGCGGGGGGGATAGGCCTGATCCAGATGACGATGATCAACGTCATCGCCTCCTACATGCTCACCCCCTCCGAGGCCCCGGTCACCGACGTGGCCCGCACCTATCTGAACCCGACCTTCGTGCCGCTGAACATGCACCGCTTCGTCGGCAACCTCTCCTACGCGGGCTTTCTCATCGCGGGGTGGGGGGCCTGGCGCTACCTGAGGAGCACCAGCGAGGAGGACCGCGAGTACTACGACTGGATGGGACACTTCGGGCTGCTGTGGGGCTTCGGTTTCCTGCTGCTGCAGCCGATCATCGGATACGGCTACCTCAAAGCCATAAGGGAGAGCTCCCCAGAGGCCTTCAACACCATCATGCTCGGGGACAAGTCTTGGCTCTTCATCCTCCTCATGATCGAGCTCGCCATCATGGGGATCGCCAGCGTGGCGTACTTTCTGCACAAGCTGCGCTATGCGGTGCGTCCGATGGAGAATCTGAGGAAGCTCTCGGTGGGGGCCTTTGCGCTCATGGCGCTCTTCTCGATCCTCAACGTGATCCCGGCCGACGCGAGCATCGTGCCGCAGATAGGGCTTGTGTTTGGGGGCGGGGAGGATGTACAGATACCGCTTGGGAGCATGTACCCGTGGAAGTACATAGGGCTCATAGGGCTCACGCTGGTGGGGCTGTTTGTTTTGGCGCTGTACCTGCGGGCTACGGCGAGCGGGTTTGAGTGGGGGAGGACGAGCCGGTGGAGCCAGTATGCGTTGATGGTAAGCGCTGTTGTGGTGGTGCTTACGATGGTGACGATGGGCTACACGCGGGAGACGGCGCGGAGGGTGGACAACGACCCCGGCTACCTCATCTACGGCTGCATCACGCTCCAGCAGGAGTTCACGCCCGAGACCTGCCCTGCCGGGGAGAGCCTGCTGCAGAACGTGGAAGGCTCCAGGTAG
- a CDS encoding DUF192 domain-containing protein — protein MLLLLVALSGCGEVPDGGSAPGGGVGPRTLTIHADGGDVRIRVEIADEPAEQRRGLMHRTALGENRGMLFVFDREQRLSFWMKDTLIPLSIAYIDSEGRIVDIQNMKPLDDDPPHYVSARPARYALEVNRGFFEERGVEVGDTVELP, from the coding sequence ATGCTGCTGCTCCTTGTGGCGCTCTCCGGCTGCGGAGAGGTGCCCGATGGTGGCTCCGCCCCCGGAGGCGGAGTCGGGCCGCGGACGCTCACCATCCACGCGGACGGAGGGGACGTGAGGATCCGGGTGGAGATAGCCGACGAGCCCGCCGAGCAGCGGCGGGGCCTCATGCACCGCACCGCTCTCGGCGAGAACCGGGGGATGCTCTTCGTCTTCGACCGGGAGCAGAGGCTCTCGTTCTGGATGAAGGACACCCTCATCCCGCTCTCCATCGCCTACATCGACTCGGAGGGGCGCATCGTGGACATCCAGAACATGAAGCCCCTCGACGACGACCCCCCGCACTACGTCTCCGCGAGGCCCGCGCGGTACGCGCTGGAGGTGAACCGGGGGTTCTTCGAGGAGCGCGGGGTGGAGGTGGGGGACACGGTGGAGCTGCCCTAG
- a CDS encoding rhodanese-like domain-containing protein — translation MVKTMDRETLREKMESGEDLLLLEVLGEASYRQGHLPGAVRYESMEQVRRLAPEKNALIVAYCSNFN, via the coding sequence ATGGTCAAGACCATGGACAGGGAGACCCTCAGGGAGAAGATGGAGAGCGGAGAGGATCTGCTGCTGCTCGAGGTGCTGGGTGAGGCTTCTTACCGGCAGGGGCATCTCCCCGGAGCCGTCCGCTACGAGAGCATGGAGCAGGTCCGGAGGCTCGCCCCGGAGAAGAACGCCCTCATCGTCGCCTACTGCTCCAACTTCAACTGA